In Brienomyrus brachyistius isolate T26 unplaced genomic scaffold, BBRACH_0.4 scaffold43, whole genome shotgun sequence, a single genomic region encodes these proteins:
- the LOC125722853 gene encoding kelch-like protein 10, with the protein MMAHDMERVLMSPAFEVFNKLRLAGQLCDMVLIADGVQFNAHRVILCGCSSYFQALFASDWSDSGKREYQLPGISPETLRQVIEYAYTYSVVITADNVENLLAAADYLSVLGIVQRCCDFLHEHLCLDNCVGLVKIGEVYCLNELHQSAFKFLLKNFKEVAITSNDFLELTLEELCDIMERDELNVREEDVVFDAILRWIEHEPATREAHISVLLPKVRMARMDPEYFMKIVKNNDLVKANAACRRIISDVLKVIYDLDESPLSDFENPLIRPRLPSDILLAVGGWNMRTTNCIDAYDTRADRWVDITQEEQTNLAGHGMVYHNGFVYCIGGFDGQNSINTVRRYDPITRAWQQMAPMHWQRCNISVVVLDGFIYAMGGHIGFRPLNKVERYNPVTNKWTQIEPMNERRNDASATTLNGKIYICGGFNGTESLSTVECFDPLTNEWSLITPMSTPRHSLGVTAYRGKIYAVGGINRPDDLQTMEVYDPTTNRWHAVAPMSTPRSEFGIAVVDDLLFVMGGHDGFRVTNKVECYDAGTGSWYRAQDMSRARKHFSCCVVPAHPRIIKYASPR; encoded by the exons atgatggcacacgacatggagcgagtactgatgtccccggcgttcgaagtgttcaacaagcttcggctggcaggacagctCTGTGACATGGTCCTCATCGCAGACGGTGTTCAGTTCAACGCCCATAGAgtgattctgtgtggctgtagctcctacttcca ggctctgttcgccagtgactggagtgattcaggaaagcgggagtaccaactcccaggcatttcccctgAAACATTGAGGCAGGTCATCGAGTACGCCTACAcatactctgtggtcatcacagctgacaatgtggagaacctcctggcagctgctgattatctcagtgtcctGGGCATCGTACAGCGCTGCTGTGACTTCCTGCATGAGCATCTCTGCCTTGACAACTGTGTTGGGCTTGTCAAAATCGGAGAAGTCTACTGCCTCAatgagctgcaccagtctgcattcaaattCCTCCTGAAGAACTttaaggaggttgccatcacaTCAAACGATTTCCTAGAACTCACGCTCGAAGAACTTTGTGACATCATGGAGCGGGATGAACTGAATGTCAGAGAAGAAGATGTGGTGTTTGACGCCATCCTCCGttggatcgagcacgagcctgccacccgagaggcccacatttcagttctgttgcccaag GTTcgcatggctcgtatggatccagAATATTTTATGAAGATCGTCAAAAAcaacgatctagtgaaggccaatgcggcgtgcaggcGAATTATCAGCGATGTCTTAAAGGTCATCTATGATCTTGACGAAAGTCCACTCTCTGACTTTGAGAACCCGCTGATCCGCCCACGCTTGCCCTCTGACATTTTGCTGGCTGTTGGTGGTTGGAACATGCGCACTACCAACTGCATCGATGCGTATGACACacgggccgaccgctgggtggatatCACGCAGGAGGAGCAGACCAACCTAGCTGGTCATGGCATGGTGTACCATAATGgatttgtgtactgcattggGGGGTTTGATGGCCAAAACTCTATTAATACCGTGCGCAGATATGACCCGATCACACGAGCATGGCAGCAGATGGCCCCAATGCACTGGCAGCGCTGCAATATTAGTGTGGTCGTGCTTGATGGGTTCATCTACGCCATGGGTGGCCATATTGGTTTCAGGCCCCTCAATAAAGTAGAGCGGTACAACCCAGTAACCAACAAATGGACCCAGATCGAGCCCATGAATGAGAGGCGAAacgatgccagtgccaccaccctgaatggcaag ATATACATCTGTGGGGGCTTCAATGGAACAGAGAGCCTTTCTACAGTGGAGTGCTTTGACCCCCTCACTAATGAATGGAGCTTGATCACTCCAATGAGCACTCCCCGTCACAGCCTTGGAGTCACGGCGTATAGAGGGAAgatctatgcg GTGGGCGGTATCAACAGGCCTGATGACCTGCAGACCATGGAGGTCTATGACCCTACCACAAACCGCTGGCATGCTGTGGCACCCATGTCCACACCGCGCAGTGAatttggcatcgcagtggtggacgaccTCCTGTTTGTGATGGGCGGCCACGATGGGTTTAGGGTAACTAACAAGGTGGAGTGTTAtgatgcggggacaggcagctggtatcgtgcgcaggacatgagcagagccagaaaacacttcagctgctgcgtagtgcc